The following coding sequences are from one Candidatus Equadaptatus faecalis window:
- a CDS encoding S-layer homology domain-containing protein, translating to AALGAKTDKLDKRVTKLEKGIGSWQISGRFKFDVTMTGGDNDAGSAWTKERGKYEFTKDVARLFFRRQITEDTYFDSQFRVGSDWAGSIKTVDKISPKGKQEKIDADGRGDTHAFSMRKFYVGTKLPFWGLQLKIGRTQFDWEGMYDLYDTNALMGDWRYDGFWFTKKWSKVQFDGVIGRNQSGAPRSYVAEGFGNGKNFLYAANLKWTPTDKITLGAMGYWQQGDGAEASASGKSIDNMQTYGLTAGYKFTDGIALKGIYYWQKLSNGTTLDGIKIEDSQYAWKAILDVKQSVLKFTDLWVEYSQMKNAFGGDNGAGDDNYCYSLGGKSGEPSVYWVRPINNEVTKTWYIRAEQKWNKKWSTFLRFTFADFGTDGVDNAKEWGLGVKYKLNPAITFMLAYDSLDYGDNVYSGTTCHGGSQHGKDNVIFFQTDVKF from the coding sequence CGCAGCACTCGGCGCGAAAACCGACAAACTCGACAAACGCGTAACGAAGCTCGAAAAAGGCATCGGCAGCTGGCAGATCAGCGGACGCTTCAAATTTGACGTTACCATGACAGGCGGCGACAATGATGCTGGTTCTGCATGGACAAAAGAACGCGGCAAGTATGAATTCACGAAAGACGTTGCGCGTCTCTTCTTCCGCCGCCAGATCACGGAAGACACCTATTTCGACTCACAGTTCCGCGTTGGTTCAGACTGGGCTGGAAGCATTAAAACAGTAGATAAAATTTCACCGAAAGGCAAACAGGAAAAAATCGATGCAGACGGTCGCGGCGACACGCACGCATTCTCAATGCGCAAATTCTATGTCGGCACAAAGCTTCCGTTCTGGGGACTTCAGCTTAAAATCGGACGTACACAGTTCGACTGGGAAGGCATGTATGACCTCTATGATACCAACGCACTCATGGGCGACTGGCGTTATGACGGTTTCTGGTTCACCAAAAAATGGAGCAAGGTCCAGTTTGACGGTGTAATCGGACGCAACCAGTCAGGCGCACCGCGTTCATATGTTGCAGAGGGGTTCGGCAACGGTAAAAACTTCCTCTATGCGGCAAACCTCAAATGGACGCCGACAGACAAAATCACACTTGGTGCAATGGGTTACTGGCAGCAGGGTGACGGTGCCGAAGCTTCAGCCTCAGGAAAGTCAATTGACAACATGCAGACCTACGGTCTCACAGCCGGATACAAGTTCACCGATGGTATAGCCCTCAAAGGAATCTACTACTGGCAGAAACTCAGCAACGGTACAACACTTGATGGTATTAAGATTGAAGACAGCCAGTATGCATGGAAAGCCATCCTTGACGTCAAACAGAGCGTTCTTAAGTTCACAGATCTCTGGGTTGAATATTCACAGATGAAGAATGCATTCGGCGGCGACAACGGCGCAGGCGATGACAACTACTGCTACTCACTCGGCGGCAAATCAGGCGAACCTTCAGTTTACTGGGTACGTCCGATTAACAACGAAGTTACCAAAACATGGTACATCAGAGCAGAGCAGAAATGGAACAAGAAATGGAGCACATTCCTCCGCTTCACGTTTGCTGACTTCGGTACAGATGGCGTTGACAACGCAAAAGAATGGGGACTCGGCGTTAAATACAAACTTAACCCTGCAATCACATTCATGCTCGCCTATGACTCACTTGATTACGGTGACAATGTCTACAGTGGTACAACATGCCACGGTGGTAGCCAGCATGGCAAAGACAACGTCATCTTCTTCCAGACCGACGTCAAGTTCTAA